In one Polaribacter sp. ALD11 genomic region, the following are encoded:
- a CDS encoding DNA mismatch repair protein MutS, whose product MNYFLGISFIFVLWFLIGNFLKKRKLKKIKAKLYNNWGKQKKNEYYNFFVIGKYFENNRHKEKAYHILSEKSKIDLDIDEIFKFVDRTSSKIGQQYLYFKLRTIGSINDLLRFDELTTLFQKNKKLSISCQFELSKLNTPSSYYLEELINGKQISKPKNLWVVKLLSICSILSIALSFFSPIFILFIVPLFAVNSVFHYKNKGNVNYYLQGIRQLSKSLKTAKKLSKHPSIKEHFNDFLFIKSINSIMLKSEFIGFEKNINNEWLFPIWLFIELNKILFNVEYIVFYSFLDAITKEKKSIESLFLFIGEVDAAISTASLKSGHLETCTPTFNENNKLNVRKIYHPLIEKCIANDVNLSDKSMLLTGSNMSGKSTFIRTVAINSILAQTLHLCFADAYSAPFYKLYSSIRITDDLLDNVSYYLQEVLTIKELIDVSTDKSPCLFVLDEIFKGTNTIERISGGKAILSYLNKKNNTVLVSTHDIELTELLEKDAYKLYHFSEDIKNNNLFFDHKIKEGKLQTRNAIKILNLYKYPSEIIKEAKEIEKSYFS is encoded by the coding sequence ATGAATTACTTTTTAGGAATCTCATTTATTTTTGTTTTATGGTTTTTAATTGGTAATTTTCTAAAAAAGAGAAAGTTAAAAAAAATAAAAGCGAAGCTTTATAATAATTGGGGAAAGCAAAAAAAGAACGAATATTATAATTTCTTTGTTATTGGCAAGTATTTTGAAAACAATAGACACAAAGAAAAGGCATATCATATTTTATCCGAAAAAAGTAAAATTGACCTTGATATAGACGAGATTTTTAAATTTGTAGATAGGACTTCCTCAAAAATAGGTCAGCAATATTTATATTTTAAATTAAGAACGATCGGTTCTATTAATGATTTACTAAGGTTTGATGAACTAACTACGTTGTTTCAAAAAAACAAAAAATTAAGTATTTCTTGTCAGTTTGAATTATCGAAACTAAACACTCCTAGCTCCTATTATCTAGAAGAGCTTATCAATGGTAAGCAAATTAGCAAACCAAAAAACTTATGGGTTGTAAAATTATTATCTATTTGTTCCATTTTATCTATAGCTTTATCCTTCTTTTCTCCGATTTTCATTCTTTTTATAGTACCCCTTTTTGCTGTGAATTCTGTTTTTCACTATAAAAATAAAGGAAATGTGAATTATTATTTACAAGGTATTCGTCAATTATCTAAAAGCCTTAAAACAGCTAAGAAACTATCTAAACACCCTTCTATAAAAGAACATTTTAATGATTTTTTATTTATAAAGAGCATCAATTCAATCATGTTAAAGTCAGAATTTATTGGTTTCGAAAAAAACATTAATAATGAATGGCTCTTTCCTATTTGGCTTTTTATAGAACTTAATAAAATTCTATTTAATGTAGAGTACATAGTATTTTATAGTTTTTTAGACGCTATTACAAAGGAGAAAAAAAGTATTGAAAGCCTGTTTCTTTTTATAGGTGAAGTTGATGCTGCAATTTCTACTGCTTCATTAAAATCTGGACACCTAGAAACCTGCACACCAACATTTAATGAGAATAATAAGTTAAATGTTCGTAAAATCTATCATCCCTTAATCGAGAAATGTATTGCAAATGATGTAAATTTATCAGATAAAAGCATGCTATTAACAGGTTCTAACATGTCTGGTAAAAGTACTTTTATAAGAACGGTTGCTATTAATAGTATTTTAGCACAAACATTACACCTTTGCTTTGCAGATGCATATTCTGCGCCTTTTTACAAACTGTACTCATCAATTAGAATTACAGACGATTTATTAGATAACGTTAGTTATTACCTACAAGAAGTACTCACGATTAAAGAACTAATAGATGTTTCAACAGATAAAAGCCCTTGTTTATTTGTCTTAGATGAAATTTTTAAGGGAACAAATACAATAGAGAGAATTTCTGGTGGAAAAGCTATTTTATCCTATTTAAATAAGAAGAATAATACTGTTTTAGTCTCTACACATGATATAGAGCTGACAGAATTATTAGAAAAAGACGCTTATAAATTGTATCATTTTAGCGAAGATATAAAAAATAACAACCTCTTTTTTGATCATAAAATTAAAGAAGGAAAGCTACAGACAAGAAACGCCATTAAAATTCTAAATTTATATAAGTATCCTTCAGAAATTATTAAAGAAGCAAAAGAAATAGAAAAATCTTACTTTTCTTGA
- a CDS encoding sodium:proton antiporter has protein sequence MVELAGIIILGILAQWVAWKFKIPAILPLILIGLLVGPIAAAYLSEDGSKWIEPIWNGTKGLFPGESLYYFVSLAISIILFEGGLTLKRSEIKNVGPVITKLITLGSAITFFGSGILAHYIFDLGWDLSFLFAGLIIVTGPTVITPILRNIPLKKDISTVLKWEGILIDPIGALVAVLVFEFISVGGGSGFTKTALMEFGKILLFGTSFGFTFAHALAYAVNKKLIPHYLLNVASLSFVLLVFVLSEMFAHESGLLAVVVMGMVLGNGKLKNLKELLYFKESLSVLLISILFILLAANINIEDLMLLYTWKTAVLFAIVVFVIRPLAVFASTYNSKLKLNEKLFISWVGPRGIVAAGIASLFGSKLLKQGVEGAEYITPLVFMIVLGTVLLNATTARMFAKMVGVFLKTSNSILIVGASSPARLIAHYLKENNKRVVLIDSNKNFILEANNMDLEAYTINIYDEDLTDNIELNDVGYLLAMTGSEAVNQYAITNFTDTFGEHGAYRLATSKEIKNKSDDNKKKYLTPKDDYINLSEAFRDNPKIYEVEIETSDAYNTLISKLYKESRSVPLFVKKDENIYLIPEFEKLDEPQEDCTLVYLGKPLEENKKSNKTIEE, from the coding sequence ATGGTAGAATTAGCAGGAATTATCATTTTAGGAATATTGGCACAATGGGTTGCTTGGAAATTTAAAATTCCGGCAATTTTACCTTTAATTTTAATAGGTTTATTGGTAGGCCCAATAGCAGCGGCCTATTTAAGTGAAGATGGTTCTAAATGGATAGAACCAATTTGGAATGGTACAAAGGGCTTGTTTCCTGGAGAAAGTTTGTATTATTTTGTGTCTTTAGCAATTAGTATTATTCTTTTCGAAGGAGGTTTAACGCTTAAAAGAAGTGAAATTAAAAACGTAGGTCCTGTAATTACAAAGTTGATTACTTTAGGTTCTGCAATTACTTTTTTTGGATCAGGAATTCTAGCACATTATATATTTGATTTAGGTTGGGACCTTTCGTTTCTTTTTGCAGGATTAATTATTGTAACAGGTCCAACTGTAATCACACCAATTTTAAGAAACATTCCGCTTAAAAAAGACATTTCTACCGTTTTAAAGTGGGAAGGAATTTTAATAGATCCAATAGGGGCTTTAGTTGCTGTATTGGTTTTTGAGTTTATTAGTGTTGGTGGTGGAAGTGGTTTTACTAAGACGGCTTTAATGGAGTTTGGAAAAATTCTTTTATTCGGAACTAGTTTTGGATTCACATTTGCACATGCTTTGGCGTATGCTGTTAACAAGAAATTGATTCCACATTATTTATTAAACGTAGCTTCTTTGTCTTTTGTATTATTGGTGTTTGTGTTGTCGGAAATGTTTGCACATGAATCTGGTCTTTTAGCTGTAGTGGTAATGGGAATGGTTCTAGGAAACGGAAAGTTAAAAAACCTAAAAGAATTACTATATTTTAAAGAATCTCTAAGTGTATTATTAATCTCTATTCTATTTATTTTATTAGCAGCAAACATCAATATTGAAGATTTAATGCTGTTGTATACCTGGAAAACAGCCGTTTTATTTGCAATTGTAGTTTTTGTAATTAGACCTTTGGCGGTATTTGCAAGTACGTACAATTCTAAATTAAAATTAAACGAAAAACTATTTATAAGTTGGGTTGGTCCAAGAGGAATTGTAGCTGCTGGTATTGCTTCTTTATTTGGTAGCAAGTTGTTAAAACAAGGCGTAGAAGGTGCAGAGTACATTACGCCATTGGTTTTTATGATTGTTTTAGGAACCGTTTTGTTAAATGCAACAACAGCAAGAATGTTTGCTAAAATGGTTGGTGTTTTCTTAAAAACATCAAATTCAATTTTAATTGTTGGCGCATCAAGTCCTGCTAGGTTAATTGCGCACTATTTAAAGGAAAATAATAAAAGAGTAGTTTTAATCGACTCGAATAAAAACTTTATTTTAGAAGCCAATAACATGGATCTAGAAGCGTATACAATTAATATTTACGATGAGGATTTAACAGATAATATAGAATTGAATGATGTTGGATATCTTTTAGCGATGACAGGAAGTGAGGCTGTAAATCAATACGCAATTACTAATTTTACTGATACTTTTGGCGAGCATGGTGCTTATAGGTTGGCAACTTCTAAAGAGATAAAGAACAAGTCAGACGATAATAAAAAAAAGTATTTGACACCAAAAGATGACTATATTAATTTAAGTGAAGCTTTTAGAGACAACCCTAAAATTTACGAGGTAGAAATTGAAACAAGTGATGCGTATAATACCTTAATTTCTAAACTTTATAAAGAATCAAGATCTGTTCCATTATTTGTTAAAAAAGATGAAAATATTTATCTCATACCAGAGTTTGAAAAGTTAGATGAACCGCAAGAAGATTGTACGTTGGTTTATTTAGGAAAACCTTTAGAAGAGAATAAAAAAAGTAATAAAACCATAGAAGAATAA
- a CDS encoding universal stress protein, whose amino-acid sequence MQKIHRILIGIAFSPNLKPNLFEAFRIANLFNAELIGVHVGEKNTKKETDLNKIISEADNLNKPLKTIWQRGEPVDVILKTAALQNVDLLILGALQKENLLKYYVGSIARKITRKASCSILLLIKPSVERNPCKHIVVNGLKDEKTEETIKTSVLFAKHLLCKKMTIVEEISQSELHVKVNDDKSLRKATIAKERLKNREDQRVKNILKDISCSDISIKTQSIFGTRGYSIGHYAKVKRADLLVMNAPTKAGILYRIFPHDIEYILSELPTDVLIVK is encoded by the coding sequence TTGCAAAAAATTCATAGAATATTAATTGGTATTGCATTTTCCCCTAACTTAAAACCTAATTTATTTGAAGCCTTTAGAATCGCTAACTTATTTAATGCAGAATTAATAGGAGTTCATGTTGGTGAAAAAAACACAAAAAAAGAAACTGATTTAAACAAGATTATTTCTGAAGCAGACAACTTAAATAAACCACTAAAAACAATTTGGCAACGAGGAGAACCTGTTGACGTAATTCTTAAAACTGCTGCGCTTCAAAACGTAGATTTACTAATTCTAGGAGCCTTACAAAAAGAGAATTTACTAAAATACTATGTAGGGTCTATTGCTAGAAAGATAACCAGAAAAGCTTCCTGTTCTATTCTACTACTAATCAAACCATCAGTTGAAAGAAACCCATGTAAACACATTGTTGTTAATGGGTTAAAAGATGAAAAAACAGAAGAAACTATTAAAACTTCTGTGCTATTTGCTAAACATTTGTTATGTAAAAAAATGACAATTGTAGAAGAAATTAGTCAGAGTGAATTACATGTAAAGGTAAACGATGATAAGAGTTTAAGAAAGGCCACAATTGCAAAAGAGCGATTAAAAAACAGAGAAGATCAGCGGGTGAAAAATATTTTGAAAGACATTAGTTGTTCTGATATTTCTATAAAAACACAAAGTATTTTTGGTACTAGAGGATATTCCATTGGACATTATGCAAAAGTAAAAAGAGCAGATTTATTAGTAATGAATGCACCAACCAAAGCGGGAATTTTATATCGAATTTTTCCTCATGATATTGAATACATTTTATCTGAATTACCAACAGACGTTTTAATTGTAAAATAA
- a CDS encoding SulP family inorganic anion transporter yields the protein MNKKNTFKIFLNEIPQNLFSGFVVSLIALPLGLGLALASGAPPISGIIAAIVGGIVVSLIGGSNVTITGPGNGLVVVILSAITILGNGDVYQGYLFTLAAIVISGVLLVILGFLRMGALGDFFPSSAIQGMLAAIGIGIFAKQVHVMFGDSNAKGSIIDLLIQLPEGILNFVNSAGTGSFYAGVIGIISLFIMIFYSKIRNRYFQLIPAPMWIVVLSVSLYYYFDLFSATAYPIDKSLLINLPNDILANFAFPDFGKVYESEFISAVISITLIASIESLLSIKAVDKLDPLKRRSNVNKDIRALGLATVISGFLGGLNVVTVIARSSVNVNNKGSNRSANFFHALFLVAFILLFATELRKIPLAALAAILVYTGYKLASPENIKKVFSIGFEQLIIFTVTLLVTIYTSLITGILSGIIITFAIHVIINKNIFLFIKNILKPNVLMFTEDGTYYVSVKNFSSFLNYTKLKSKLDQIPETEEAIVDFSLCDFVDHSVMENMNNYSETFERKGGHFEVIGLDDSKSGSEHPFALRKILPKQRIPKEGVLTKRQKSIQKISEEMRYSYDAFSDLEIEELACFGYFKTRNIDKVSNVLTKNNCTIFDIQFSEGEMIAKQVIKATMFYIHTTKKIPKFTLDKEGVFEYILHFAGYKDIDISEHPDFSKRFYLSGKSEEKIRAFFTDELILFFESNKQYHIEATNTGLLVLSNERLASVKEIKALAYFGASLQKIIEKC from the coding sequence ATGAACAAGAAAAATACTTTTAAAATATTTTTAAACGAAATTCCGCAGAACCTGTTTTCTGGTTTTGTCGTTTCATTAATTGCACTTCCTTTAGGCTTAGGATTGGCTTTAGCTTCTGGTGCACCACCTATTTCTGGTATTATTGCTGCAATTGTTGGTGGTATTGTAGTTTCTTTAATTGGTGGTTCCAACGTAACAATTACGGGCCCTGGAAATGGTTTGGTGGTTGTAATTCTTTCTGCCATCACTATTTTAGGAAACGGAGATGTATACCAAGGATATTTATTTACACTTGCAGCTATTGTTATTTCTGGTGTACTACTAGTAATTCTTGGCTTTTTAAGAATGGGAGCTTTGGGAGATTTCTTTCCTTCTTCGGCAATACAAGGAATGCTAGCTGCCATCGGAATTGGAATTTTCGCAAAACAGGTTCACGTAATGTTTGGAGATTCTAACGCAAAAGGAAGCATTATAGACCTACTTATTCAGCTACCTGAAGGAATTCTAAATTTTGTTAATTCTGCAGGTACAGGCTCATTTTATGCAGGTGTAATAGGTATTATTAGCTTATTCATTATGATTTTTTACAGCAAAATAAGAAACAGATACTTTCAATTGATTCCTGCACCTATGTGGATTGTGGTTTTAAGTGTTAGTTTGTACTATTATTTTGATTTGTTTTCTGCGACAGCATATCCAATTGACAAAAGTTTATTAATTAATTTACCCAATGATATTTTAGCCAATTTTGCGTTTCCTGATTTTGGTAAAGTCTACGAGTCTGAGTTTATAAGTGCTGTAATTTCAATTACATTAATTGCTAGTATCGAGAGCTTATTAAGCATAAAAGCTGTAGATAAATTAGACCCTCTTAAAAGAAGATCTAACGTAAATAAAGACATTAGAGCCTTAGGTTTAGCAACTGTAATTAGTGGTTTTTTAGGTGGCTTAAATGTAGTTACTGTAATCGCGAGAAGCTCTGTAAATGTAAATAATAAGGGTAGTAACAGGTCTGCTAATTTTTTTCACGCACTCTTTTTAGTTGCTTTTATTTTACTTTTCGCAACTGAATTGCGTAAGATTCCGCTTGCTGCTTTGGCTGCTATTTTAGTTTATACTGGCTACAAATTAGCTTCTCCAGAGAACATAAAGAAGGTCTTTAGTATTGGTTTTGAGCAGCTAATAATATTTACAGTAACACTTTTGGTAACAATATATACAAGTCTGATTACTGGAATTTTATCTGGTATCATTATCACATTCGCAATTCACGTAATCATCAATAAAAACATTTTTTTATTTATTAAAAATATTTTAAAACCAAATGTTTTAATGTTTACCGAAGATGGTACATATTATGTAAGTGTAAAGAACTTCTCTAGCTTTTTAAACTACACAAAACTAAAATCGAAGTTAGATCAAATTCCAGAAACTGAAGAAGCTATTGTCGATTTTTCTCTGTGCGATTTTGTAGATCATTCTGTAATGGAAAACATGAATAATTATTCTGAAACTTTCGAAAGAAAAGGAGGTCATTTTGAAGTGATTGGTTTAGATGATTCTAAATCGGGAAGTGAACATCCTTTTGCACTTCGTAAAATTTTACCAAAACAAAGAATACCAAAAGAAGGTGTTTTAACAAAAAGACAAAAATCTATTCAGAAAATTAGTGAAGAAATGCGATACTCTTATGACGCATTTTCTGATTTAGAAATTGAAGAGTTAGCATGTTTCGGATATTTTAAAACGCGAAACATCGATAAAGTTTCTAATGTTTTAACAAAGAACAATTGTACCATTTTCGATATTCAGTTTTCTGAAGGAGAAATGATTGCTAAACAGGTTATAAAAGCGACCATGTTTTATATTCACACCACAAAGAAAATTCCGAAGTTTACCTTAGATAAAGAAGGTGTTTTTGAATACATTTTACATTTTGCTGGTTATAAAGATATTGATATTTCTGAACACCCAGATTTTAGCAAACGTTTTTATTTATCTGGAAAAAGTGAAGAAAAAATTAGAGCCTTTTTTACAGATGAACTAATTTTGTTTTTTGAAAGCAACAAACAATATCACATAGAAGCTACAAATACTGGTCTTTTAGTTCTTAGTAATGAAAGATTAGCAAGTGTAAAAGAAATTAAAGCACTCGCCTATTTTGGCGCCAGTTTGCAAAAAATTATAGAAAAATGTTAG
- a CDS encoding tRNA-(ms[2]io[6]A)-hydroxylase, protein MLGLQFETETSWADIAKVNLEQILTDHAFLEQKAASNAVSIIINYSEETELVKEMSNIAIEEMQHFKMVHLLMVKRGMVLGREQKNDYAIRLQKFFNKTKDRTNALVQRLLIAALIEARSCERFKVFSENMEDEELSKFYQNLMVSEANHYTTFLRFAREYQDRAIVDEKWNALLAFEAEIMRERGNVAKIHG, encoded by the coding sequence ATGTTAGGATTACAATTTGAAACAGAAACATCTTGGGCAGATATAGCCAAAGTAAATTTAGAACAGATATTAACAGATCATGCCTTTTTAGAGCAAAAAGCAGCTTCTAATGCTGTTTCTATTATTATTAATTATTCTGAAGAAACAGAACTTGTAAAAGAAATGAGCAATATTGCTATTGAAGAAATGCAACATTTTAAAATGGTGCACTTATTAATGGTAAAACGAGGAATGGTTTTAGGACGCGAACAAAAAAACGATTACGCCATTAGACTTCAGAAGTTTTTTAATAAAACAAAAGACAGAACGAATGCATTGGTGCAACGTTTATTAATTGCTGCTTTAATTGAAGCTAGAAGTTGCGAGCGTTTTAAAGTATTTTCTGAAAATATGGAAGATGAAGAATTGTCTAAATTCTATCAGAATTTAATGGTTTCTGAAGCAAACCACTACACTACATTCTTACGATTTGCTAGAGAATACCAAGACAGAGCCATTGTTGATGAAAAATGGAATGCATTGTTAGCTTTTGAGGCTGAAATAATGCGTGAACGTGGAAACGTTGCTAAAATACACGGGTAA